In one Gracilinanus agilis isolate LMUSP501 chromosome 6, AgileGrace, whole genome shotgun sequence genomic region, the following are encoded:
- the ZAR1 gene encoding zygote arrest protein 1, with protein sequence MAALGDEGLDSYMYTPYSPYSYPYAPGPKGKGSGGGGGGWRPRAGAAGFSGYGQLTAAEYFDSYQRAQLMAILSQVNPGLVPRLRKANTRDVGVQVNPRQDASVQCSLGRRTLLRRSREPGGIALPTAASSPPRPFSQGSLAAPSPRPTRFLRTVAVYSPVASRRLATFLEEAETEVEAGGSAEVSVGHEAQPPARETAEATQPEPEPESESRKGEADVLRPEPQEGGGGRAQATVQATWEDQPPRPEGLKNGEAVEEPEKEQEGETEAPQPQSPGQSKTRLRFQFLEQKYGYYHCKDCNIRWESAYVWCVQGTNKVYFKQFCRTCQKSYNPYRVEDITCQSCKQTRCSCPVKLRHVDPKRPHRQDLCGRCKGKRLSCDSTFSFKYII encoded by the exons ATGGCGGCCCTGGGGGACGAAGGGCTGGACAGCTACATGTACACGCCCTACAGCCCCTACTCCTACCCCTATGCGCCGGGCCCCAAGGGCAAAGGCTCTGGGGGTGGTGGGGGCGGCTGGCGGCCCCGGGCGGGGGCGGCGGGCTTCTCGGGCTACGGGCAGCTGACGGCGGCCGAGTACTTCGACAGCTATCAGCGTGCGCAGCTCATGGCCATCCTGTCGCAGGTGAACCCAGGCCTCGTACCGCGACTACGCAAGGCCAACACCCGCGACGTGGGCGTGCAGGTGAACCCGCGCCAGGACGCGTCCGTGCAGTGCTCGCTCGGCCGCCGCACCCTGCTCCGCAGGAGCCGGGAGCCAGGGGGCATCGCGCTGCCTACGGCGGCGTCTTCACCGCCTCGGCCCTTCTCACAGGGTAGCCTGGCGGCCCCGTCCCCGCGGCCCACGCGTTTCCTGCGCACCGTCGCCGTCTACTCCCCCGTGGCCTCACGTCGCCTCGCtaccttcttggaggaggccgaGACTGAGGTCGAGGCGGGAGGCTCTGCGGAGGTCAGCGTTGGCCACGAGGCGCAGCCCCCCGCCAGGGAGACGGCAGAGGCGACGCAGCCAGAGCCCGAGCCCGAGAGCGAGAGCAGGAAGGGCGAGGCCGACGTGCTGAGGCCTGAGCCACAGGAGGGAGGTGGAGGTCGGGCCCAGGCCACAGTGCAGGCCACTTGGGAGGATCAGCCACCACGGCCTGAAGGCCTAAAGAATGGCGAGGCTGTAGAGGAGCCCGAGAAAGAGCAAGAGGGGGAGACTGAGGCCCCACAGCCGCAGAGCCCGGGACAGAGCAAGACGCGGCTGCGCTTCCAG TTCTTAGAGCAAAAATATGGCTATTATCACTGCAAAGACTGCAACATTCGATGGGAAAGTGCCTATGTGTGGTGTGTGCAGGGTACCAACAAG GTCTACTTCAAGCAGTTTTGTAGAACTTGTCAGAAGTCTTACAACCCATACCGAGTGGAGGATATCACCTGCCAA AGTTGTAAACAGACAAGATGCTCCTGTCCAGTGAAACTTCGCCATGTGGATCCCAAAAGACCTCATCGGCAGGATTTGTGTGGGAGATGCAAAGGCAAACGCCTCTCCTGTGACAGCACCTTCAGCTTCAAATACATCATTTAA